One genomic segment of Clostridium estertheticum subsp. estertheticum includes these proteins:
- a CDS encoding GNAT family N-acetyltransferase, which yields METLVTNRLILREWKESDSADLYEYAKSELVGPSAGWPPHKNEEDSKGIIKMFIENNETYAVVLKSENKVIGGIGLHNRKPDDNLFDLKQKEIGYVLNPKYWGNGFIPEAVNYLIRYGFNELNLDLIWCGHFDFNSKSKRVIEKCGFKYRFQKTDRLILLDNKEVITLYYNIFKSDYID from the coding sequence ATGGAAACATTAGTAACTAATAGATTGATACTAAGGGAATGGAAAGAAAGTGATAGCGCTGACTTATATGAGTATGCTAAAAGTGAATTAGTAGGTCCAAGTGCTGGCTGGCCACCACATAAGAATGAGGAAGACAGTAAAGGTATAATAAAAATGTTCATTGAAAATAATGAAACATATGCTGTAGTTCTAAAATCAGAAAACAAAGTAATCGGTGGTATAGGGCTCCATAATAGAAAACCTGATGATAATCTTTTTGACTTGAAGCAAAAAGAAATAGGATATGTTCTTAACCCTAAATACTGGGGAAACGGGTTTATTCCAGAGGCCGTAAATTATTTAATAAGATATGGATTTAATGAATTAAATTTAGATTTAATTTGGTGTGGACATTTTGACTTTAATTCTAAGTCTAAAAGAGTAATTGAAAAATGTGGATTTAAATATAGGTTTCAAAAAACTGATAGGTTAATACTGTTAGATAATAAAGAAGTTATCACCTTATACTATAATATTTTCAAATCCGATTATATTGATTGA
- a CDS encoding HAD-IIIA family hydrolase, with protein sequence MVGLKKVQAVFIDRDGTMGGDTDVTYPDKFVLYPFTQKAIKMLKSDGIKVFAFTNQPGISAGEATEEDFINELEQFGIEKVYICPHTPEHNCKCRKPEAGLLLKAKVEYALDLSRCFVIGDRWSDMMAAKMANMGKILVLTGAGNETLGKDRDRWSQIDPDYVANNVLEAAQWIVEKTF encoded by the coding sequence ATGGTAGGTTTAAAAAAGGTCCAAGCAGTATTTATAGATAGAGATGGCACAATGGGTGGCGATACTGATGTAACATACCCTGATAAATTTGTTTTATATCCATTTACCCAAAAGGCTATAAAAATGTTAAAGAGCGACGGAATCAAAGTATTTGCATTCACAAATCAACCAGGCATCTCAGCCGGAGAAGCTACAGAAGAAGATTTCATTAATGAATTAGAACAATTTGGGATTGAAAAAGTTTATATATGCCCTCATACCCCAGAACATAACTGTAAATGTAGGAAACCTGAAGCGGGACTGTTATTAAAAGCAAAAGTCGAATATGCACTTGACCTTTCAAGGTGTTTTGTAATTGGGGATAGGTGGAGCGATATGATGGCTGCGAAGATGGCTAATATGGGGAAAATTCTTGTACTAACTGGGGCTGGTAATGAGACATTAGGGAAAGATAGAGACAGGTGGTCACAAATAGATCCAGACTATGTAGCAAATAATGTATTAGAGGCTGCTCAATGGATTGTAGAGAAGACATTTTAG
- a CDS encoding ABC transporter ATP-binding protein, with the protein MKLFKNFISYYGPYKALFFADMFCALILSAIDLVFPLIVRYLLNDVYVLQDGNKIIKYVIYVGIALLIMYIVRYFCQYFITSWGHIMGAKMEANMRKDIFDNLQKQSFSYYDEASTGKLMSRIVTDLFDISELAHHGPEDVFISILKIVGSFVILAGINLKITFILLLFTLVMLYFSYFYNKKMRNVFVENKEKIAGVNAQIQDSLEGIRVVKSFANEEIENAKFTKGNNEYLKTKEDSYFIMGRFFSGNTFFQGLLYLSVILAGGIFISDGSLKVTDLVIYILYINTFLNPIDKLVNFTEQFQRGLSGFQRFVEVITTKPEITDREDAVELVNPKGEIAFNNVSFSYNNSSDILSNIDIKIQSGKNIALVGPSGGGKTTFSSLIPRFYEVNDGCITIDGIDIRDIKLKSLRKSIGIVQQDVYLFAGSIRENILYGRPGALENEIIDAAKKANIHEFIIGLKHGYGTYTGERGVKLSGGQKQRISIARVFLKNPSILILDEATSALDNENEQFIQKSLEELMKNRTTLVIAHRLSTIKNADEIVVLTDEGINQRGTHDELIEKDGVYSYLYNMQFK; encoded by the coding sequence ATGAAACTTTTTAAAAACTTTATAAGTTATTATGGGCCATATAAGGCTCTATTCTTTGCAGATATGTTTTGTGCATTAATTTTATCTGCAATAGATTTGGTGTTTCCGTTAATAGTGAGGTATTTGTTAAATGATGTTTATGTATTACAGGATGGAAATAAGATAATTAAGTATGTTATATATGTTGGTATAGCTCTATTAATTATGTATATTGTTCGGTACTTTTGTCAGTATTTCATAACCTCATGGGGACATATAATGGGAGCAAAAATGGAAGCAAACATGAGAAAAGATATTTTTGATAATCTTCAAAAGCAATCTTTTTCTTATTATGATGAAGCAAGTACTGGAAAACTCATGTCGAGAATAGTTACAGACCTTTTTGATATATCAGAACTTGCACATCATGGACCAGAAGATGTATTCATATCCATACTAAAAATAGTTGGATCTTTTGTTATACTCGCAGGTATAAATTTAAAAATAACATTTATACTTCTTTTATTTACATTGGTAATGTTATATTTCTCATATTTTTATAATAAGAAAATGCGAAATGTTTTTGTGGAAAATAAGGAAAAGATAGCGGGAGTAAATGCACAAATTCAGGACAGTTTAGAGGGTATACGAGTAGTGAAATCATTTGCTAATGAGGAAATCGAAAATGCTAAATTTACTAAAGGTAATAATGAATATTTAAAGACTAAAGAGGATAGCTATTTTATAATGGGCAGATTTTTTAGTGGTAATACCTTTTTTCAAGGATTGCTTTATCTTAGTGTTATTCTTGCAGGGGGTATATTTATAAGTGACGGTTCATTAAAAGTAACTGACCTTGTAATATACATACTTTATATAAATACGTTCTTAAATCCTATTGACAAGCTTGTAAATTTTACAGAGCAGTTTCAAAGAGGGCTTTCAGGATTTCAAAGATTTGTTGAAGTTATAACCACAAAGCCAGAAATAACAGATAGAGAGGATGCAGTAGAACTTGTGAATCCTAAGGGAGAGATAGCTTTTAACAATGTATCTTTTAGTTATAATAATAGTAGTGACATATTAAGTAATATAGATATAAAAATACAATCAGGTAAGAATATCGCACTTGTTGGTCCATCAGGTGGTGGTAAAACAACCTTTTCTAGCCTAATACCAAGGTTTTATGAGGTAAATGACGGCTGCATAACAATAGATGGTATTGATATACGAGACATAAAACTTAAATCACTTAGAAAATCTATTGGAATAGTTCAGCAGGATGTCTATTTGTTTGCAGGAAGCATTAGAGAAAACATATTATATGGTAGGCCAGGGGCATTGGAAAATGAAATAATTGATGCGGCGAAGAAGGCAAATATTCATGAATTTATTATAGGTCTTAAGCATGGATATGGTACGTACACTGGCGAGAGAGGAGTAAAACTTTCTGGTGGACAAAAGCAGAGAATATCTATAGCAAGAGTATTTTTAAAAAATCCATCAATTTTAATACTTGATGAAGCTACTTCTGCTCTTGATAATGAAAATGAACAATTCATTCAGAAATCATTGGAAGAGCTTATGAAAAATAGAACTACTTTGGTTATTGCTCATAGATTAAGTACAATAAAAAATGCAGATGAGATAGTAGTACTTACTGATGAGGGAATAAACCAAAGAGGAACACATGATGAACTTATAGAGAAAGATGGAGTATATTCTTATCTTTACAACATGCAGTTTAAGTAA
- a CDS encoding class I SAM-dependent methyltransferase, whose product MKENLQLNADRFMGFADVYNNARPKCPEKVKEIILKYLNRDPTLVVDLGCGTGLSTRIWSEVSNRVIGIEPSTDMIKVAREKSVGLDNILFNSAFSDNTQLNNSCADIITCSQSFHWMSPENTLNEVSRILKKGGIFAVYDNDWPPVCNWEAEFEYNKLFDKVREFELSHPDIKESFKRWDKDKHLSNIKNSGNFRYVREIVFSNSEICNAQRFISIALSQGGVQAIMKANIDEINPLLISFKERIIDIFGSSEFNIDFCYRMRIGVK is encoded by the coding sequence ATGAAAGAAAACTTGCAACTTAATGCAGATAGATTTATGGGATTTGCTGATGTTTATAATAATGCAAGACCTAAATGTCCAGAGAAAGTTAAGGAGATAATACTCAAATATTTGAATCGTGATCCAACTCTTGTGGTTGATTTGGGATGTGGTACAGGGCTTTCTACAAGAATTTGGAGTGAGGTAAGTAATAGAGTAATTGGGATAGAACCAAGTACTGACATGATTAAAGTGGCAAGAGAAAAATCGGTGGGGTTAGATAATATATTATTTAATTCTGCATTTTCAGATAATACTCAATTAAACAATAGCTGTGCAGATATTATCACATGTTCGCAATCATTTCACTGGATGAGTCCAGAAAATACCTTGAATGAAGTATCGAGAATTTTAAAGAAAGGTGGTATATTTGCAGTCTACGATAATGACTGGCCACCCGTATGTAATTGGGAAGCAGAATTTGAATATAATAAGCTTTTTGATAAAGTAAGAGAATTTGAATTATCACATCCAGATATTAAAGAAAGTTTTAAGAGATGGGACAAAGACAAGCATCTTTCAAATATAAAAAATAGTGGTAATTTCAGATATGTAAGAGAAATAGTATTTTCTAACTCTGAGATTTGTAATGCACAAAGATTTATTTCAATTGCTTTAAGCCAAGGAGGAGTACAGGCTATTATGAAAGCCAATATAGATGAAATTAATCCTCTTTTGATTTCTTTTAAAGAGCGAATTATTGATATCTTTGGCAGCAGTGAATTTAATATAGATTTTTGCTATCGGATGCGTATTGGTGTTAAGTAG
- a CDS encoding class I SAM-dependent methyltransferase, which produces MNNIVNFYNTYDEDGRVSTNKARKVEFNVTTSILDEYIKHQDKIIELGAGTGVYSFYYANMGNEIVATDITPKHVEIIKQKLSKVSNTIKLQAEVANAIDLKQYDPESFDVVLCLGPMYHLVNEKDREMCISESLRILKKGGILAVAYINKHYVLNSIMSQDKKFLTHGFIDKILSGGTIEEGEKECFWTDAFFTTPTDMELLVSKFNTKIIEHAATDGISPLLGKLVDEMNDEEYEAWIYYNLCSCREKSILGSSNHALLICRK; this is translated from the coding sequence ATGAATAATATTGTTAATTTTTATAATACATATGATGAAGACGGCAGGGTTTCAACCAATAAAGCAAGAAAAGTAGAGTTTAATGTAACAACAAGTATTTTAGATGAGTATATAAAGCATCAGGATAAAATTATAGAATTAGGCGCAGGGACAGGAGTGTATTCTTTTTATTATGCAAATATGGGAAATGAGATAGTGGCTACTGATATAACACCTAAACATGTAGAAATTATTAAGCAAAAGCTTTCTAAGGTTAGTAACACTATTAAATTACAAGCAGAAGTAGCTAATGCTATAGATTTAAAGCAATATGATCCTGAAAGTTTTGATGTAGTATTATGTCTTGGACCAATGTACCATCTTGTAAATGAAAAAGATAGAGAAATGTGTATTAGTGAGAGTTTGAGAATATTAAAAAAGGGAGGAATACTCGCAGTTGCATATATAAATAAACACTATGTGCTTAATTCTATTATGTCGCAAGATAAAAAATTTTTAACTCATGGTTTTATTGATAAAATTTTAAGTGGTGGGACTATAGAGGAAGGTGAAAAAGAATGTTTTTGGACTGATGCATTTTTCACCACTCCAACAGACATGGAGTTACTAGTTTCGAAATTTAATACTAAAATTATTGAACATGCGGCAACAGATGGGATAAGTCCATTATTAGGAAAGCTTGTAGATGAAATGAATGATGAAGAATATGAAGCATGGATTTATTATAATTTATGTAGTTGTAGAGAGAAGAGCATTTTAGGGAGCAGCAACCATGCACTACTGATATGTAGAAAATAG
- a CDS encoding GNAT family N-acetyltransferase → MKVLESNRLLLKPLSFNELLYISENMIDNIEPSIELEAISHSVKLAITMKLEKMKSISEDTQKWYTYWLIINKQNQLGVGFIGFKGLLNGNGYSEVGYSISPNYRRQRLMTEALETLIRWAHGFRECRGIIAKVSKTNIGSNKILNNCNFRVNSSTEQENNYILEFEI, encoded by the coding sequence ATGAAAGTATTAGAGTCAAATAGGTTACTTTTAAAGCCTTTATCTTTTAATGAACTATTATATATTAGTGAAAATATGATTGATAATATTGAACCTAGCATTGAATTAGAAGCAATATCGCATTCTGTTAAATTAGCAATAACAATGAAACTAGAAAAGATGAAAAGTATTAGTGAAGATACTCAAAAATGGTATACATACTGGCTAATCATAAATAAGCAAAATCAACTAGGAGTAGGTTTTATTGGTTTTAAAGGGTTGCTAAACGGAAATGGTTATTCAGAAGTTGGATACAGTATTTCACCTAATTATAGAAGGCAGAGACTTATGACGGAAGCCTTGGAAACATTAATAAGATGGGCTCATGGATTTCGAGAATGCAGAGGAATAATTGCCAAAGTTTCAAAAACAAATATAGGTTCGAATAAAATATTAAATAATTGTAATTTTAGAGTAAATAGTTCGACTGAGCAAGAGAATAATTATATTCTTGAATTCGAGATATGA
- a CDS encoding GNAT family N-acetyltransferase, translating to MINLESERLKLLPLQAKHLALAVESYGKMESKLGLSVSNTILDDEMKYAMNVRLQKVSEDNKNYLWLTNWAIVLKEENRIIGFIMIKGCPNENGEVIVGYGIEEMYRNRGYATEALQGLKKWIFKNPKAIYIIADTEKDNIESHKVLKNVGAIKYKEDEELIWWKIENILGGYTWMK from the coding sequence GTGATAAACTTAGAAAGTGAAAGATTAAAATTATTACCCTTACAGGCAAAACACCTGGCATTAGCTGTAGAGAGCTATGGAAAAATGGAGAGTAAGCTAGGATTAAGTGTTTCTAATACAATACTTGATGATGAAATGAAGTATGCAATGAACGTAAGGTTGCAAAAGGTGAGTGAAGATAATAAAAACTATTTATGGTTAACAAATTGGGCGATCGTTCTTAAAGAAGAAAATAGGATAATAGGATTTATAATGATTAAAGGATGTCCTAATGAAAATGGTGAAGTAATAGTTGGATATGGTATTGAAGAGATGTACAGAAATAGGGGTTATGCTACGGAAGCATTACAAGGTTTAAAAAAATGGATTTTCAAAAATCCAAAGGCTATATATATAATTGCAGATACAGAAAAGGATAATATAGAATCTCATAAAGTATTAAAAAATGTGGGTGCTATTAAATATAAGGAAGATGAAGAATTAATATGGTGGAAAATTGAAAATATTTTAGGAGGATATACATGGATGAAATAA
- a CDS encoding DNA gyrase/topoisomerase IV subunit B, translated as MSFENEEIQTYDVTDLTSLEKLEPVRIRPGMYIGSTGSKGLHHCIWEILDNSIDEIANGYGDKAKIILNEDKSVTIVDNGRGIPTGIHPMKNKSGVEMVFTELHTGGKFNNKNYKTSGGLHGVGAAVVNALSEWLVVEIKQKGKIFSQRFEYSFDKELKRIMPGTPVSKLEVIGQSKDTGSKITFMPDSRVFTTLQFNSDFIDERLQELAFQNKGITLVFIDNRKEGNTIKEYHSDRGLLDFIDYLNESKTLLHKEPIFFQGEKEINGIQLYGEVCMQFTDSTTEYIASYVNNIPTTESGTHETGFKTGMTRAFKDGAKKLNLLKEKDKDKDFEGDDLREGMTAIVRIKISNPIFEGQTKSKLGNNEAYSMMNELCYVKILEWIEDNKDMATNIINNAISAASRRDKIKKINDAERKKIGKGASPLAGKIAVCTLKNSEFTEFIVVEGDSAGGSAKQARDRRFQTIMPSKGKIMNTEKQKLENVLASEELKIFNTAIGTGVLENYSEKELKYGKIIILSDADVDGYHIRTLWMTFIYRYMRPLIANGHLYMGMPPLYKVYKASKNGEVAKYAYSDEQLEETKKEIGKGALIQRYKGLGEMNPDQLWETTLNPITRTLQQVTIEDAAKAEKMVSLLMGDVVAPRKSYMYKYAEF; from the coding sequence ATGAGTTTTGAAAATGAAGAAATTCAAACATATGATGTAACAGACTTAACTTCTCTAGAAAAGCTAGAGCCTGTAAGGATAAGACCAGGCATGTACATAGGTTCTACAGGTAGCAAAGGCCTACATCATTGTATATGGGAAATATTAGATAACTCAATAGATGAGATAGCTAATGGCTATGGAGATAAAGCTAAAATAATATTAAATGAAGATAAAAGTGTTACTATTGTTGATAATGGTAGGGGTATTCCTACAGGAATACATCCTATGAAAAATAAATCTGGTGTAGAAATGGTATTTACAGAACTTCACACTGGTGGAAAGTTTAATAATAAAAACTATAAGACTTCTGGTGGACTTCATGGTGTTGGAGCAGCGGTTGTAAATGCATTATCAGAATGGTTGGTTGTTGAAATAAAACAAAAGGGAAAAATTTTTTCTCAAAGATTCGAATATTCATTTGATAAGGAATTAAAAAGAATTATGCCAGGTACACCAGTAAGTAAGCTTGAGGTGATTGGACAGTCAAAAGATACAGGCAGTAAAATTACGTTTATGCCGGATTCGAGGGTATTTACAACCCTTCAATTTAACTCTGATTTTATTGATGAGAGACTACAAGAATTGGCTTTTCAAAATAAAGGGATTACGTTAGTGTTTATTGATAATAGAAAAGAAGGAAACACTATAAAAGAATATCACTCAGATAGAGGATTATTAGATTTTATTGACTATCTAAATGAGAGTAAGACCCTTCTGCATAAGGAACCAATATTTTTCCAAGGTGAAAAAGAAATAAATGGGATACAATTATACGGAGAAGTGTGTATGCAGTTTACGGATTCTACTACAGAATACATTGCTAGCTACGTTAACAATATACCGACTACAGAGTCTGGAACTCACGAGACCGGTTTTAAAACTGGTATGACAAGGGCTTTTAAAGATGGAGCTAAGAAACTTAATCTTTTGAAAGAGAAAGACAAGGATAAAGATTTTGAAGGTGACGATTTAAGAGAAGGGATGACTGCAATAGTCAGAATTAAAATAAGTAATCCGATCTTTGAAGGTCAAACTAAGAGCAAGTTAGGTAATAACGAGGCGTATAGCATGATGAATGAACTTTGTTATGTTAAAATTTTAGAATGGATAGAAGACAACAAAGATATGGCTACTAATATAATAAATAATGCCATTTCTGCAGCATCGAGAAGAGATAAAATAAAAAAAATTAATGATGCGGAAAGAAAAAAGATAGGTAAGGGAGCATCACCTCTTGCAGGTAAAATTGCGGTATGCACATTAAAAAATTCAGAGTTTACAGAATTTATTGTGGTTGAGGGAGATTCAGCTGGTGGAAGTGCTAAGCAAGCTCGTGATAGAAGGTTTCAAACTATAATGCCATCTAAGGGTAAAATTATGAATACAGAAAAACAAAAGCTAGAAAATGTATTAGCTAGTGAAGAATTAAAAATATTCAATACTGCCATTGGAACAGGAGTACTCGAAAATTATAGTGAAAAAGAATTAAAATATGGTAAAATAATTATTTTAAGTGATGCAGATGTTGATGGATACCACATTAGAACATTATGGATGACTTTTATTTATAGATATATGAGGCCACTCATTGCGAATGGTCATCTTTATATGGGAATGCCACCACTTTATAAGGTTTATAAAGCTAGTAAAAATGGAGAAGTTGCTAAGTATGCATATAGTGATGAGCAATTGGAAGAGACTAAAAAGGAAATTGGCAAAGGTGCGCTTATTCAAAGATATAAGGGCCTTGGAGAAATGAACCCAGACCAACTTTGGGAAACTACGCTAAACCCAATTACTAGAACTCTTCAGCAAGTTACTATAGAAGATGCAGCAAAAGCTGAGAAAATGGTTTCACTTCTAATGGGAGATGTGGTTGCACCAAGAAAAAGTTACATGTATAAATATGCAGAGTTCTAA
- a CDS encoding autorepressor SdpR family transcription factor, translating into MSILNLPFKALADPTRRKIILLLKEKDLTAGEIAEHFNMTKPSISHHLNALKQSLLVTDQRKGQYIYYSLDTTVFQEVTNWFFNATHVNEGGNENEKDK; encoded by the coding sequence ATGTCAATTCTTAATTTACCGTTTAAGGCACTTGCAGATCCAACAAGGAGAAAAATAATTTTATTATTAAAAGAGAAAGATTTGACTGCTGGGGAAATAGCAGAACATTTTAATATGACAAAACCAAGTATTTCTCACCATCTTAATGCTTTAAAACAATCACTTTTGGTAACAGATCAGCGAAAAGGTCAATATATTTATTATTCGCTTGATACTACAGTGTTCCAGGAAGTAACTAATTGGTTTTTTAATGCAACACATGTTAATGAGGGGGGAAATGAAAATGAAAAAGATAAGTAA
- a CDS encoding S66 family peptidase — MDEITKLKADDSIGIFSPSAPITYSCPNRFDKAKKYLQSKGFKLIEGSLTGKYDFYRSGSIMQRAEELNSLIRNPEVKCIMATIGGMNSNSILPYIDYAEFKIHPKIIIGYSDVTAILLAIYAQTGISTYYGPALVASFGEFAPFVDLTYKYFKEITMDKMSFPYVFKTPEYWTDEYVNWETQDRGKEKRENSWITIYGGNVRGRVMGGNLNTIQGIWGSKYMPEIKDGDILFIEDSLKDTATIERSFSFLKLNGVFDRVSGIILGKHELFDDMKTGRKPYEILVEVLGDNKLPFIADFDCCHTHPMMTLPIGCGIELDATNKRVSIIKDWFN; from the coding sequence ATGGATGAAATAACCAAATTAAAGGCCGATGATTCGATAGGTATTTTCTCGCCATCAGCACCTATAACATATTCATGTCCTAATAGATTTGATAAAGCCAAGAAATATTTACAAAGTAAAGGCTTTAAGCTGATAGAGGGAAGTTTAACAGGAAAATATGATTTTTATAGGTCAGGGAGTATTATGCAAAGAGCAGAGGAATTAAATAGTTTAATTAGAAATCCAGAAGTAAAATGTATCATGGCAACAATTGGTGGGATGAATTCAAATTCAATTCTTCCTTATATAGATTACGCTGAGTTTAAGATACATCCTAAGATAATAATAGGGTATTCTGATGTTACAGCAATTTTGCTTGCTATATATGCACAAACAGGAATAAGTACATACTATGGACCTGCATTAGTGGCATCATTTGGAGAATTTGCACCATTTGTTGATCTTACTTATAAATATTTCAAAGAAATCACTATGGATAAAATGAGTTTTCCTTATGTCTTTAAAACTCCAGAATACTGGACAGATGAGTACGTTAATTGGGAAACACAAGATAGAGGCAAAGAGAAAAGAGAAAACTCTTGGATTACAATTTATGGAGGAAATGTCCGAGGAAGGGTAATGGGTGGCAACTTAAATACAATTCAAGGGATATGGGGTAGTAAATATATGCCTGAAATAAAGGATGGAGATATACTTTTTATAGAAGATTCTTTAAAAGATACTGCAACGATAGAAAGAAGTTTTTCTTTTCTAAAATTAAATGGAGTATTTGATAGAGTTTCTGGAATTATACTTGGGAAACATGAATTATTTGATGATATGAAGACAGGTAGAAAACCATATGAAATTTTAGTAGAAGTATTGGGAGATAATAAGTTACCATTTATTGCCGATTTTGATTGCTGTCATACGCACCCAATGATGACGCTACCAATAGGATGTGGAATTGAACTTGATGCTACAAATAAGAGAGTAAGCATCATAAAAGATTGGTTTAATTAG
- a CDS encoding VOC family protein yields the protein MSDNKVKLTNLCPVFISEDVRKTVNFYVEKLGFKYAEHYDKIINFAAVYRDSIEFVIVQSKFGKVQSNQKTYGVGYDAYIDPDTVGGVDILYKEFKSKGVKVVSKPSRTDYGSYEFVIEDIDGRLIGIGLIYHKETFFENSDVMSF from the coding sequence ATGTCAGACAACAAAGTAAAATTAACAAATTTATGTCCAGTATTTATATCTGAAGATGTAAGAAAAACTGTAAACTTTTATGTTGAAAAACTTGGATTTAAGTATGCAGAGCATTATGATAAAATTATTAATTTTGCAGCAGTATATAGAGATTCAATTGAATTTGTAATTGTGCAATCAAAATTTGGAAAAGTTCAATCAAATCAAAAAACATATGGTGTAGGTTATGATGCATATATTGACCCAGATACAGTTGGTGGGGTAGACATACTCTATAAAGAGTTTAAATCAAAAGGTGTTAAAGTAGTCTCAAAACCAAGTAGAACAGATTATGGAAGTTATGAATTTGTTATAGAGGATATTGATGGAAGACTTATTGGAATAGGACTTATTTATCATAAGGAAACCTTTTTTGAAAATTCAGATGTAATGTCATTTTAG
- a CDS encoding GNAT family N-acetyltransferase translates to MDICLTKATLDDAETIYIMQIKSFMDLLSKYEDFETSPANESIEKTIMRINQAFTDYYIIKRGNTPVGSIRIVKKDNKLYRVSPIFILPEHQGFGIAQKSFKIIEEIYYDAKVWELDTILQESRNCYLYEKLGYVKTGRTKVINSKMTLVFYEKHLQS, encoded by the coding sequence ATGGATATATGTTTAACTAAAGCAACACTAGATGATGCAGAAACTATTTATATCATGCAAATCAAATCATTCATGGATTTATTATCAAAATATGAGGATTTTGAGACAAGTCCTGCAAATGAATCAATAGAAAAAACTATTATGCGAATAAACCAAGCGTTTACAGATTACTATATTATTAAAAGAGGTAATACACCTGTTGGCTCTATAAGAATAGTGAAAAAGGATAATAAACTCTATCGTGTTAGCCCTATTTTCATTTTACCAGAACACCAAGGGTTTGGGATCGCACAAAAGAGTTTCAAAATTATTGAAGAAATATATTATGATGCAAAGGTATGGGAATTAGACACTATACTACAAGAATCGCGGAATTGTTATTTGTATGAAAAATTAGGTTATGTAAAAACTGGAAGGACTAAAGTTATAAACAGTAAAATGACATTAGTATTCTATGAAAAACATCTTCAAAGTTAA
- a CDS encoding SdpI family protein encodes MKKISNVLKKDWGILFLIILGFALGVYFYPLLPTKVPIHWNFKGQVDGYGGKFLGAFGLAFINLAMYLLFIALPYIDPKGKNYKDFQSTYQYLKYLLIILFLGIEVTTLLIGTGVAINITIIIQIMVSLLFILLGNVMGRFKFTYFVGIKTPWTLANEEVWRKTHRMAAPIWVIGGILNILLTITEVNFSWLGFIIIVAVISIVPTVYSYIIYHKIVNQNK; translated from the coding sequence ATGAAAAAGATAAGTAATGTTTTAAAAAAAGATTGGGGGATTTTATTTCTTATTATTTTAGGGTTTGCACTTGGAGTATATTTCTATCCATTGCTTCCTACTAAAGTACCAATACATTGGAATTTTAAAGGCCAAGTAGATGGTTATGGAGGTAAATTTTTAGGAGCATTTGGTTTAGCATTTATAAATTTAGCAATGTATTTATTATTTATTGCGCTACCTTATATCGACCCTAAAGGAAAAAATTATAAAGATTTCCAGTCAACTTACCAATATTTAAAATATCTATTAATTATACTTTTTCTTGGGATAGAAGTGACTACACTTCTAATAGGTACAGGTGTTGCGATTAATATAACAATCATCATTCAAATAATGGTTTCGTTGTTATTTATTTTATTAGGAAATGTAATGGGTAGATTTAAGTTCACCTATTTTGTGGGAATAAAAACTCCTTGGACTTTAGCAAATGAAGAAGTATGGAGGAAAACTCATAGAATGGCGGCACCTATATGGGTAATAGGAGGAATTTTAAATATATTATTAACTATTACAGAAGTAAATTTTAGTTGGCTAGGATTTATAATTATTGTTGCTGTAATTTCAATTGTGCCTACTGTATACTCATATATTATTTATCACAAAATTGTTAATCAAAATAAATAA